Proteins from a genomic interval of Clostridium scatologenes:
- a CDS encoding branched-chain amino acid aminotransferase has protein sequence MSKEVNIDWASLGFNYIKTDLRYISKWKDGKWDDGQLVQDNMLSISESSTALHYGQQCFEGLKAYRTKNGRIQLFRPDKNAKRMQDSCRRILMPEVSVEKFIDACIKVVKANEQYVPPYETGATLYLRPFVIGIGDNIGVKPAPEFIFCVFCIPVGPYFKGGMVPVNFNVSEYDRAAPYGTGAAKVGGNYAGSFYPHELAVKKGFADCIYLDPATHTKIEEVGAANFFGITKDNKFVTPKSPSILPSITKYSLLHIAKEYLKMEVEERDVLIDNLDEFKEAGACGTAAVITPIGGIEYKENLHVFHSEKEVGPVTKKLYDTLYGIQFGDIEAPEGWILEVK, from the coding sequence TTGAGTAAAGAAGTAAATATTGATTGGGCAAGCTTGGGATTTAATTATATTAAAACAGATTTACGATATATATCAAAATGGAAGGATGGAAAATGGGATGATGGACAGTTAGTTCAAGATAATATGCTTAGTATAAGTGAATCTTCTACAGCTCTTCATTATGGACAGCAATGTTTTGAAGGATTAAAAGCCTATCGTACAAAAAATGGGAGAATACAGTTATTTAGACCAGATAAGAATGCAAAACGTATGCAAGATAGTTGTAGGCGTATTTTAATGCCTGAGGTATCTGTAGAAAAATTTATAGATGCATGTATTAAAGTTGTTAAGGCAAATGAACAGTATGTACCACCATATGAAACGGGTGCAACTCTTTATCTCAGGCCTTTTGTAATAGGGATAGGAGATAATATTGGTGTTAAACCAGCCCCAGAATTTATATTCTGTGTATTTTGTATACCTGTAGGACCTTATTTTAAAGGAGGAATGGTTCCTGTAAACTTTAATGTGTCAGAATATGATAGAGCAGCACCATATGGTACAGGGGCAGCAAAAGTAGGAGGTAACTATGCTGGAAGCTTTTATCCACATGAATTAGCAGTGAAAAAAGGTTTTGCAGATTGTATTTATCTTGATCCAGCAACTCATACTAAGATAGAAGAAGTAGGAGCTGCTAACTTCTTTGGGATAACAAAGGATAATAAATTTGTTACTCCCAAATCTCCATCAATTCTTCCGAGTATAACCAAGTATTCATTACTGCATATTGCAAAGGAATATTTGAAGATGGAAGTAGAAGAAAGAGATGTTTTAATTGATAACTTAGATGAATTTAAAGAAGCTGGCGCTTGTGGAACTGCTGCAGTAATAACTCCAATTGGTGGAATAGAGTATAAAGAAAATTTGCATGTATTTCATAGTGAAAAAGAAGTAGGACCTGTAACTAAAAAACTTTATGATACGCTTTATGGAATTCAATTTGGAGATATAGAAGCTCCAGAGGGTTGGATTTTAGAAGTTAAATAA
- the sdaAA gene encoding L-serine ammonia-lyase, iron-sulfur-dependent, subunit alpha: MVNYGHELIKVCKEKKLSIWEYTLKEEAKETNLTVEEVFEKMRKNLIVMQNSAEYGLKNEVISVSGLIGGDAYKLDKYSKTGKTLTGDFMVKAMARALSCSEVNAAMGKIVAAPTAGSCGIMPATIISAGEKLNKTEDELVKALFTATGVGIIIAKNATMAGAEGGCQAECGSAAAMASAAVVEMMGGTPEQALNAAAIVIKNILGLVCDPIAGLVEVPCAKRNASGTVSALTTADMVMGGVCSKIPFDDTVSAMYKVGKQLPCELRETALGGLAITETGLKLKKQVLGE, encoded by the coding sequence ATGGTTAATTATGGACATGAACTTATAAAAGTATGTAAAGAGAAAAAATTAAGTATATGGGAATACACTCTTAAAGAAGAGGCAAAAGAAACAAATCTTACTGTTGAAGAAGTTTTTGAAAAAATGAGAAAAAATTTGATTGTAATGCAAAATTCAGCGGAATATGGATTAAAAAACGAAGTAATATCAGTAAGTGGCCTTATAGGTGGAGATGCTTATAAATTAGATAAATATTCAAAAACTGGGAAAACGTTAACAGGAGACTTTATGGTTAAGGCAATGGCAAGAGCTCTTTCCTGTTCAGAGGTGAATGCAGCTATGGGAAAAATAGTAGCAGCACCTACAGCAGGTTCTTGTGGAATAATGCCAGCAACTATAATAAGTGCTGGAGAAAAATTAAATAAAACAGAAGATGAATTAGTTAAAGCATTATTTACAGCTACAGGCGTGGGCATAATAATAGCTAAAAATGCTACTATGGCAGGTGCAGAAGGCGGATGCCAAGCAGAATGTGGATCAGCAGCAGCTATGGCTTCGGCAGCAGTAGTAGAAATGATGGGAGGAACTCCAGAACAAGCATTAAATGCAGCAGCTATAGTAATAAAAAATATATTGGGATTAGTCTGTGACCCTATAGCTGGACTAGTAGAAGTACCTTGTGCAAAAAGAAATGCTTCAGGTACAGTTAGTGCGTTAACTACAGCAGATATGGTCATGGGTGGAGTTTGCAGTAAAATACCTTTTGATGATACAGTATCAGCTATGTATAAGGTTGGAAAACAGCTTCCTTGTGAATTAAGAGAAACAGCGCTTGGAGGATTAGCAATTACAGAAACAGGCTTAAAGTTGAAAAAACAAGTACTTGGAGAATAA
- the sdaAB gene encoding L-serine ammonia-lyase, iron-sulfur-dependent subunit beta, which yields MREYSAFDILGPIMIGPSSSHTAGAARLGKVAKTIADGKIKKVKFFLHGSFASTYKGHGTDKALVAGILGMNPWDEGLKTSMDKAKEKGIEIEFIPTDLGDVHPNTVKFEITRTDNKVVEVIGSSIGGGNIIITGIDGESIEFTGAYPTILINHIDLPGMVARVSAVLYYYRINIAFMRVYRSGKGSAAAMVFEVDDFISQDLIDEIRKIPNIKNARAINPIKEEK from the coding sequence ATGAGAGAATACAGTGCTTTTGATATTTTAGGACCTATAATGATAGGACCGTCAAGTTCCCATACTGCAGGAGCAGCAAGATTAGGAAAGGTTGCAAAGACAATAGCTGATGGCAAAATAAAGAAAGTGAAATTTTTCCTGCATGGATCTTTTGCAAGCACGTATAAAGGACACGGTACTGATAAAGCTTTAGTGGCAGGAATATTAGGAATGAATCCATGGGATGAAGGATTAAAAACTTCTATGGATAAAGCAAAAGAAAAAGGTATAGAGATAGAGTTTATACCAACAGACCTTGGTGATGTACATCCTAATACAGTTAAATTTGAAATAACAAGAACTGATAATAAAGTAGTAGAGGTAATAGGTTCATCAATAGGTGGAGGAAATATAATAATAACAGGAATAGATGGAGAAAGTATAGAATTTACAGGGGCGTACCCTACTATATTAATAAATCATATAGATTTACCAGGAATGGTTGCTAGAGTAAGTGCAGTATTATATTATTACAGAATAAATATTGCTTTTATGAGAGTTTACAGAAGTGGAAAGGGATCAGCTGCAGCAATGGTATTTGAAGTAGATGATTTTATATCTCAAGATTTAATAGATGAAATAAGAAAAATACCTAATATAAAAAATGCAAGAGCTATAAATCCTATAAAGGAGGAAAAATAG
- the pssA gene encoding CDP-diacylglycerol--serine O-phosphatidyltransferase, translated as MAKIAKSAVPNIFTFTNLGCGVMSLMMTFQENYKWAGIFVLLACLADRYDGRVARFLNVSSTLGKELDSLADLVSFGVAPSILAFNLYGLTNFGLLGYSLVLLLPIAGAYRLARFNVTEFDGQFFGIPITFAGMFMAIYCLITMNFLAPVQVTIILIIALSYLMVCKHRFKKF; from the coding sequence ATGGCTAAAATAGCTAAAAGTGCAGTACCTAACATTTTTACATTTACAAACTTAGGTTGCGGTGTAATGTCCTTAATGATGACCTTCCAAGAAAATTACAAATGGGCTGGTATTTTTGTACTACTTGCATGTCTAGCTGATAGATATGACGGAAGAGTAGCAAGATTTTTAAATGTATCTAGTACTTTGGGAAAAGAATTAGATTCTCTTGCAGACTTAGTTTCTTTTGGAGTAGCACCTTCTATTCTTGCATTTAACCTTTATGGTTTAACTAATTTCGGACTTTTAGGATATTCTTTAGTATTACTATTACCTATAGCCGGTGCTTATAGACTTGCTAGATTTAACGTTACTGAATTTGACGGACAATTTTTCGGTATACCAATAACTTTTGCAGGTATGTTTATGGCTATTTATTGTTTAATTACAATGAATTTTCTAGCACCAGTACAAGTTACAATTATATTGATAATAGCTTTATCTTACCTTATGGTATGTAAACACAGATTTAAGAAATTTTAA
- a CDS encoding sensor histidine kinase — protein MEIVQMFIVTLFEISCFMILWCKFSLNKDKKILNNLCIIVFYSIVQTIVSFLFSYYGIIISYVIFVLLICFFYGKSFIEASVEICIYSIVIIILQLTTIYILKIFVESFDYIFFKFKLSVQAIILLFSIIVSYYGPNKKIYNITEITSRIVYYIVLNFVWYILIFKIIWQYNKSLILNNMMTFIAMFAVVVILNFFLCYYIAKVSEEKKIIEMHEKYDPIVENIIEEIRAKQHDFKNYLNTINGIIQVSKEEELKSILLKYIKSVNCSIKRIDDIMYIDNSIVRAIIYSKCCEAEKKHINFSYYINNDLFIWKLKEYELSDILNNILNNAFEAVSGHSDKSVILKIFKNENKNIIEIKNSAISLAIPSVNEIFNRGFSNKAEKNRGYGLYNIKKILQCNGGNIELSFDNYYVCFKISI, from the coding sequence ATGGAAATAGTTCAGATGTTTATTGTTACACTTTTTGAAATAAGTTGTTTTATGATTTTATGGTGTAAGTTTAGTTTGAATAAGGATAAAAAAATATTAAATAATTTATGCATAATAGTTTTTTATTCAATTGTACAAACTATTGTTAGTTTTTTATTTAGTTATTATGGAATAATCATTAGTTATGTGATTTTTGTACTTTTAATTTGTTTTTTTTATGGCAAAAGTTTTATAGAAGCTTCGGTAGAAATTTGTATATATTCCATAGTAATAATTATTTTACAGCTAACTACAATATATATATTGAAAATTTTTGTTGAAAGTTTTGATTATATATTTTTTAAATTTAAACTAAGTGTACAAGCGATTATATTATTGTTTAGTATAATAGTAAGTTACTATGGACCAAATAAAAAAATATATAATATTACAGAAATAACTTCCAGAATAGTATACTATATTGTATTGAATTTTGTTTGGTACATATTAATTTTTAAAATAATATGGCAATATAATAAGAGCTTAATATTAAATAATATGATGACATTTATTGCTATGTTTGCAGTAGTAGTTATTTTAAATTTTTTTCTGTGTTACTATATTGCCAAAGTAAGTGAAGAGAAAAAGATTATAGAAATGCATGAAAAATATGATCCCATTGTTGAAAATATTATAGAAGAAATAAGGGCTAAACAGCATGATTTTAAGAATTATTTAAATACTATAAATGGAATAATTCAAGTTTCTAAAGAAGAGGAATTAAAGTCTATTTTATTGAAATATATAAAAAGTGTAAATTGTTCGATTAAACGTATTGATGATATTATGTATATAGATAATTCTATAGTAAGGGCTATAATATATAGCAAGTGCTGTGAGGCTGAAAAAAAGCATATAAACTTTTCGTATTATATAAATAATGATTTATTTATATGGAAGTTAAAGGAATATGAACTTTCAGATATATTAAATAATATTTTAAATAATGCTTTTGAAGCTGTTAGCGGACATTCAGATAAAAGTGTTATATTAAAGATATTTAAAAATGAGAATAAAAATATTATAGAAATTAAAAATAGTGCAATTTCATTAGCCATACCTAGTGTTAATGAAATATTTAATAGAGGATTTTCCAATAAAGCTGAAAAAAATCGAGGATATGGATTATATAATATAAAGAAAATACTTCAATGTAATGGTGGTAATATTGAACTATCATTTGATAATTATTATGTATGCTTCAAAATATCAATCTAA
- a CDS encoding peptidoglycan-binding domain-containing protein yields the protein MKNSNQVMIVLSLAMGITLGSTKQVHAQNLSIKTFKAQNQIIIDKNFSKVVKFGDRGDIVKQIQKALNLYSGAGLAEDEIYGKCTKEAVQSLQRKLHITEDGIFGPATAKGLLTYCRRSSVDENDGFTPLAKDIQNQIIDLGYNIKANGDLNSIDTVEAVKEIQEENNIKITGKVDKVFISKIQERIKIQSEEMKNFKSDTNYYILVNSSDHVCVVYEKTQHLWKQIRTFNIMSFSNLEKGTYKMGIKGKKLSLNYIDVSYFTQINGLDTFYYAKESIDFGLRISKQDAEFINELPTKTTIKVF from the coding sequence TTGAAGAATAGCAATCAAGTAATGATAGTGTTATCGTTAGCGATGGGGATAACTTTAGGTAGCACAAAACAAGTACATGCTCAAAATTTATCAATTAAAACTTTTAAGGCTCAAAACCAGATCATTATAGATAAAAATTTTAGCAAAGTAGTTAAATTTGGTGATAGAGGAGATATTGTAAAGCAAATTCAAAAGGCATTAAACCTATATAGCGGGGCTGGCCTTGCAGAGGATGAAATATATGGTAAATGCACAAAAGAGGCTGTGCAAAGCTTACAAAGGAAGTTACACATAACTGAGGATGGAATATTTGGACCTGCAACTGCAAAAGGATTATTAACATATTGTAGGAGATCTTCAGTAGATGAGAATGACGGCTTTACTCCATTAGCTAAAGATATTCAAAATCAAATTATAGATTTGGGGTATAACATAAAAGCAAATGGAGATCTAAATAGCATTGATACAGTAGAAGCTGTAAAAGAAATACAAGAAGAAAATAACATAAAAATAACGGGAAAAGTTGATAAAGTATTTATAAGTAAAATACAAGAAAGAATTAAGATACAATCAGAAGAAATGAAAAATTTTAAATCGGATACTAACTATTATATATTGGTTAATTCTAGCGATCATGTATGTGTGGTTTATGAGAAAACACAACATTTGTGGAAACAAATTAGAACCTTTAATATTATGTCATTTAGTAACCTAGAAAAAGGAACCTATAAGATGGGGATTAAAGGTAAAAAACTTTCTTTAAATTATATAGATGTAAGTTATTTTACACAAATAAATGGGTTGGATACATTTTATTATGCTAAAGAAAGTATAGATTTTGGATTAAGAATTTCCAAACAAGATGCAGAATTTATAAATGAACTCCCAACAAAGACAACTATAAAAGTATTTTAG
- a CDS encoding nucleoside kinase: MSELKVKINDKELSIEKGTTLYDVIKKSGYEEKIPIVLGKISGEYYELTCTIEEDSEIETVNITDKLGSKTFIRTLQFILIKSVFDLFPEAQITIEHSLSKGLFGEIHKNTPLTEEDIQKIKIRMNEIIQKNIEIKKVSMDRKKAIEIFSMYKMEDKVRLLNHVNTATVKLYELDGRYDYFYGSMAYSTGIINLFDLEYYEPGFLLKYPIETDPFNIPRSAEYKKLSKIFRETEQWGNILGVGDVGSLNDKVEDNEIIDIIRVAEALHEKKIAYIADMISERKNVKIVLIAGPSSSGKTTFARRLGIQLRVNGLMPIPISLDDYFVDREHTPKDENGEYDFESIYALDLELFNKNLEQLLNYEEIEIPSFNFKTGSREWTNQKIKLPSNGVLIIEGIHGLNEMLTNVIPKESKFKIYISALTQLNVDNHNRIATTDVRIIRRIVRDYLSRGYGGEDTLKMWPSIKRGEEKNIFVFQENADVMFNSTLVYELCVLKQYALKELEKISSQSPVYYEALRLKSFLHFFKSVDMELVPDNSILREFIGGSCFYKY; this comes from the coding sequence ATGTCTGAGTTAAAAGTTAAAATAAATGATAAAGAATTGTCTATAGAAAAGGGAACAACTTTATATGATGTAATTAAAAAAAGTGGGTATGAAGAAAAAATTCCTATAGTACTTGGGAAAATAAGTGGAGAATATTATGAGCTCACATGTACAATAGAAGAAGATTCAGAAATAGAAACGGTAAATATTACTGATAAATTAGGAAGTAAGACATTTATAAGAACTTTGCAGTTTATTCTTATTAAATCTGTTTTTGATTTGTTTCCTGAAGCTCAAATAACTATAGAGCATTCCTTGAGTAAAGGTTTATTTGGAGAAATTCATAAAAACACCCCACTGACTGAAGAGGATATTCAGAAAATAAAGATAAGAATGAACGAAATAATACAAAAAAATATTGAGATAAAAAAAGTAAGTATGGATAGAAAAAAGGCTATAGAAATATTTTCTATGTATAAAATGGAGGATAAGGTAAGGCTGCTTAATCATGTAAATACAGCTACTGTTAAACTTTATGAGCTAGATGGAAGATATGACTACTTTTATGGGTCCATGGCTTATTCTACAGGTATAATAAATTTATTTGATCTAGAATATTATGAACCAGGTTTTTTACTTAAGTATCCAATAGAGACAGATCCTTTTAATATACCTAGATCAGCAGAATATAAAAAGTTAAGCAAAATATTTCGTGAAACGGAACAATGGGGAAATATATTAGGTGTGGGAGATGTTGGATCTTTAAATGATAAAGTTGAAGACAATGAAATTATAGACATAATAAGAGTAGCAGAAGCGCTTCATGAAAAAAAGATAGCCTATATAGCTGATATGATAAGCGAGAGAAAAAATGTAAAAATAGTATTAATAGCAGGACCATCCTCTTCTGGTAAAACTACATTTGCTAGAAGGCTTGGAATACAACTTAGAGTTAATGGGCTTATGCCAATTCCTATATCACTAGATGATTATTTTGTGGATAGGGAGCATACCCCTAAAGATGAAAATGGAGAGTATGATTTTGAGTCCATATATGCCTTAGATTTAGAGTTATTTAATAAGAATCTAGAACAGTTGCTTAATTATGAAGAAATAGAGATACCTTCTTTTAATTTTAAAACAGGAAGTAGAGAATGGACAAATCAAAAAATTAAACTTCCTAGTAATGGAGTACTAATAATAGAGGGAATACATGGGTTAAATGAAATGCTTACTAATGTTATACCAAAAGAAAGCAAATTTAAGATATATATAAGTGCACTTACACAATTAAATGTAGATAATCACAATAGAATAGCAACTACAGATGTGAGAATTATAAGAAGAATAGTAAGAGATTATCTTTCAAGAGGATATGGTGGAGAAGATACTTTAAAAATGTGGCCTTCAATAAAGCGAGGAGAAGAAAAAAATATATTTGTATTTCAAGAGAATGCAGATGTTATGTTTAATTCTACTTTGGTTTATGAACTATGTGTTTTGAAACAGTATGCATTAAAAGAATTGGAAAAGATAAGTTCTCAGAGTCCTGTTTATTATGAAGCTTTAAGATTAAAAAGTTTTCTTCACTTTTTTAAAAGTGTGGACATGGAGTTAGTACCAGATAACTCTATATTAAGGGAATTTATAGGTGGAAGTTGTTTTTATAAATATTGA
- a CDS encoding TVP38/TMEM64 family protein, with amino-acid sequence MKENKKKILQYFIGALLIIVFVYFMMKYGKRLTHLRIKHVRHYILSYGKFASIAFILLYSLKPVALIVPVSLLSIVAGNVFGPYKALLLSMIGCFTSGTLAFFLARFLGRSFVDKLLKGKAMKLDSSIEKHGTEIMCIMRLSFIFPYDPLSYAAGLTKMKYRSFILGTMIGVFPEMVSYSFIGKSLEHPFSIKFFIPIIFIVVVAVIALGIYKSSKKTKSL; translated from the coding sequence ATGAAAGAAAATAAAAAAAAGATACTGCAGTATTTCATTGGAGCACTATTGATAATTGTATTTGTGTATTTTATGATGAAGTATGGAAAAAGATTGACTCACTTAAGGATAAAACATGTTAGACATTATATTTTAAGTTATGGTAAATTTGCTTCTATAGCTTTTATACTACTATATTCCTTAAAACCTGTAGCTTTAATAGTTCCAGTTTCACTTTTATCCATTGTAGCAGGGAATGTTTTTGGACCTTATAAAGCACTTTTGCTTAGCATGATAGGCTGTTTTACATCAGGTACTTTAGCATTTTTTCTAGCAAGATTTTTAGGTAGATCTTTTGTAGATAAACTTTTAAAAGGTAAAGCTATGAAATTAGATTCAAGTATTGAAAAGCATGGAACTGAAATAATGTGCATAATGAGATTATCATTCATATTTCCATATGATCCATTAAGCTATGCAGCAGGACTTACCAAAATGAAATATAGAAGTTTTATTTTAGGAACTATGATAGGTGTTTTTCCGGAAATGGTTTCTTATTCATTTATAGGAAAAAGTTTGGAACATCCTTTTTCAATTAAGTTTTTTATCCCAATAATATTCATAGTAGTTGTAGCAGTAATTGCACTAGGCATATATAAGTCGTCGAAAAAGACAAAAAGTTTATAA
- the fba gene encoding class II fructose-1,6-bisphosphate aldolase — protein MALVTTKEMFKKAYEGKYAIGAFNINNMEIIQGVVKGAKAKNSAVILQCSAGAIKYAGAKYLKAMVDAAIEETGIDIALHLDHGPDFKTVKDVIDAGFTSVMFDGSHYEYEENVAKTKEVVDYAHSKGVVVEAELGVLAGIEDDVVAAEHIYTDPDQAVDFVNRTGVDSLAIAIGTSHGAFKFPLDFKPKLRFDILEKIQEKLPGFPIVLHGASAVDPEAVATCNKYGGNIAGAKGIPVDMLRKASSMAVCKINMDTDLRLAMTAAIRKTFGDNPKEFDPRKYCGAGRDYIQKVVENKISDVLGSADSLK, from the coding sequence ATGGCATTAGTTACTACTAAGGAAATGTTCAAAAAAGCTTATGAAGGCAAATATGCAATAGGTGCTTTCAACATTAACAATATGGAAATAATTCAAGGTGTTGTCAAAGGCGCAAAAGCTAAAAACTCAGCAGTTATTCTTCAATGTTCTGCAGGAGCAATAAAATATGCTGGTGCAAAATATTTAAAAGCTATGGTAGATGCTGCTATAGAAGAAACTGGAATCGATATTGCTTTACATCTAGATCATGGTCCAGATTTTAAAACTGTAAAAGATGTTATTGATGCTGGATTTACTTCAGTTATGTTTGACGGTTCACACTATGAATATGAAGAAAATGTAGCCAAAACCAAAGAAGTTGTTGACTACGCACATTCTAAAGGTGTTGTTGTAGAAGCTGAACTTGGAGTTCTAGCAGGCATAGAAGATGATGTCGTTGCTGCTGAACATATATATACTGATCCAGATCAAGCTGTAGATTTTGTTAATAGAACAGGTGTTGATTCTTTAGCTATAGCTATTGGAACTTCACATGGTGCTTTCAAATTCCCACTAGATTTTAAACCTAAACTAAGATTTGATATATTAGAAAAAATACAAGAAAAATTACCAGGTTTTCCAATAGTTCTTCATGGAGCTTCAGCTGTTGATCCAGAAGCTGTTGCAACTTGTAATAAATATGGCGGAAATATAGCTGGTGCCAAGGGTATTCCTGTAGATATGCTTAGAAAAGCATCTTCTATGGCTGTATGTAAAATTAATATGGATACTGACTTAAGATTAGCAATGACTGCCGCTATAAGAAAAACTTTTGGAGATAATCCAAAGGAATTCGATCCAAGAAAATATTGTGGAGCTGGAAGAGATTATATTCAAAAAGTTGTTGAAAACAAAATTTCTGATGTACTTGGTTCAGCTGATTCTTTAAAATAA
- a CDS encoding DUF4363 family protein, whose amino-acid sequence MRNLFAALIIFISMFLSLVFSINYLNQTCSKLDTLNIQIEKSIESKSWDEAYNKSLKLLDNWDNCTRKISIFVNHAEIDNINNEIWKLTQYTKCHTKDEALASNHVIKFLLKHILNMEKVNIQNIF is encoded by the coding sequence ATGCGGAATTTATTTGCTGCTTTAATAATTTTTATTTCTATGTTTTTATCATTAGTATTCTCTATAAATTATTTAAATCAAACTTGTAGTAAATTAGATACTCTTAACATACAAATAGAAAAATCTATAGAATCTAAATCTTGGGATGAAGCCTATAATAAATCCTTAAAACTCTTAGATAATTGGGATAATTGTACTCGTAAAATTTCTATTTTTGTAAATCATGCAGAAATAGACAATATTAATAATGAAATATGGAAACTTACTCAGTATACTAAATGCCATACCAAAGATGAAGCTTTAGCTTCTAACCACGTAATAAAATTTTTGCTGAAACATATACTTAACATGGAAAAAGTAAATATACAAAATATATTTTAA
- a CDS encoding DUF421 domain-containing protein → MFTVLIRTAILYFLVIISMRLMGKKQIGELQPFELAITIMISELASFPMQDTRIPIIHGVIAIITLLLIQTILSVFELKSEKIRLLLNGKPSILINNGKIDIKELRRQQFNINDLMEELRLQGYFNLDDIHFAILETSGQLSIIPKTNLAPATKGDLKVPFKQDTIPVTLILDGSINHDNLKILNKDENWLNEKLKRFNIDSPKEVFIALIDSQGSFYYQKKV, encoded by the coding sequence ATGTTTACTGTACTTATCAGAACAGCTATATTGTATTTTTTGGTTATTATATCTATGCGTTTAATGGGTAAAAAACAAATAGGAGAATTACAACCTTTTGAACTTGCTATTACTATAATGATTTCTGAATTAGCTTCTTTTCCTATGCAAGATACTAGAATACCAATTATACATGGTGTTATAGCAATTATTACACTATTGTTAATTCAAACGATTTTATCTGTATTCGAACTTAAAAGTGAAAAAATTAGGCTTCTTCTAAATGGCAAACCAAGTATCTTAATCAATAATGGGAAAATAGATATTAAGGAGTTACGACGTCAACAATTTAATATAAATGATCTAATGGAAGAGCTTAGACTTCAAGGTTATTTTAACTTGGATGATATACACTTTGCCATTCTTGAAACCAGCGGTCAATTATCTATTATACCTAAAACTAACCTTGCCCCTGCTACCAAAGGTGATTTAAAGGTACCATTTAAACAAGATACAATTCCTGTTACTTTAATTTTAGATGGAAGCATAAATCATGATAATTTAAAAATACTAAATAAGGATGAAAACTGGCTTAATGAGAAACTAAAGAGATTTAATATAGATTCTCCTAAAGAAGTTTTTATAGCTCTTATAGACTCTCAAGGTAGTTTTTATTATCAAAAAAAGGTATAA
- a CDS encoding LytR/AlgR family response regulator transcription factor encodes MLSVLIVEDDHIQRKNLVKMIYEADKNLDIYEAESMEEALNMSKENYINFFYIDIFLKDSSGLDLALELRKMEIYKFTWIIFITTHVKYMLQAFKEIHCYDYIIKPYRKEEIIETTRFLISGRYKYNIKEDKNRYAVFVLQNSISVKLNIDEIFFIEVNLRKVTLHTKKGKYQPKKMSLSKALVIINADNILQSHKSFAVNVKLINKMESISPKLWKISFVNYEENALLSYKFKDAVTEVLKKNI; translated from the coding sequence GTGTTAAGTGTGCTGATTGTAGAAGATGATCACATCCAAAGAAAAAATCTTGTAAAAATGATATATGAAGCAGATAAGAATTTAGATATATATGAAGCTGAATCTATGGAAGAAGCATTAAATATGTCAAAGGAAAACTATATTAACTTTTTTTATATAGATATTTTTCTAAAAGATTCATCAGGTTTAGATTTGGCATTAGAATTAAGAAAAATGGAGATATATAAGTTTACTTGGATAATATTTATAACTACTCATGTCAAATATATGCTTCAAGCATTTAAAGAAATTCATTGCTATGATTATATAATTAAGCCTTATAGAAAAGAGGAGATAATTGAAACAACAAGATTCCTTATTTCAGGAAGATACAAATATAATATTAAAGAAGATAAGAATAGATATGCAGTTTTTGTTCTGCAAAATAGCATTAGTGTAAAACTAAATATAGATGAAATTTTTTTTATTGAAGTGAATTTGAGAAAAGTTACTTTACATACTAAAAAAGGAAAATATCAACCTAAAAAAATGTCTTTGTCAAAAGCTTTAGTCATTATTAATGCTGATAACATATTGCAGAGCCATAAATCGTTTGCAGTAAATGTAAAGCTTATAAATAAAATGGAATCTATATCGCCAAAGTTGTGGAAGATAAGCTTTGTAAATTATGAAGAGAATGCTCTTCTAAGTTATAAGTTTAAGGATGCTGTTACAGAAGTTTTAAAGAAAAACATTTAA